In Sulfurimonas hongkongensis, the following proteins share a genomic window:
- a CDS encoding 50S ribosomal protein L11 methyltransferase: MQDYYYELVVKVSSHKELFADFLLDTIDVGFEESEDGFTIRSEDELETIAWGLEQFCEALQKALGEIIELEYKHKKLKNSDWVELYQKSITPIKIDKFYIHPTWDAQNPDLINIAIDPALAFGTGHHPTTASSLRAISKYVKKGDTLIDIGCGSGILAIGAIKLGAIVDACDTDAVSVENSKENAQLNGVEFANIWEGSCSLSEKKYNVVVANIVADVLTFIAKDLKNALKSDGVLILSGILDKYENKVLSFYKDCDILERIAEGEWVTLVLKRK; this comes from the coding sequence ATGCAAGATTACTACTACGAGTTAGTAGTTAAAGTTTCATCACACAAAGAACTTTTTGCAGACTTTCTCTTAGATACCATCGATGTTGGATTTGAAGAGTCTGAGGACGGTTTTACTATCAGAAGTGAGGATGAACTTGAAACTATTGCTTGGGGATTGGAACAGTTTTGCGAAGCTTTACAAAAGGCTTTAGGTGAGATTATAGAGCTTGAATATAAACATAAAAAACTTAAAAATAGCGACTGGGTTGAACTCTATCAAAAAAGTATAACCCCTATAAAAATCGATAAGTTTTATATACATCCAACATGGGACGCTCAAAACCCAGACCTTATAAACATTGCGATTGACCCAGCTCTTGCTTTTGGAACAGGACATCATCCAACTACGGCTTCATCGCTTAGAGCTATCTCTAAGTATGTAAAAAAAGGTGACACTCTTATAGATATAGGCTGTGGAAGTGGCATACTCGCTATTGGAGCTATTAAGCTTGGCGCTATTGTGGATGCTTGCGATACTGATGCGGTCTCAGTAGAGAACTCAAAAGAGAATGCACAGCTAAACGGAGTTGAATTTGCTAATATTTGGGAAGGTTCGTGCTCGCTAAGTGAAAAAAAATACAACGTAGTTGTAGCAAATATAGTTGCAGATGTACTTACATTTATAGCAAAAGACTTAAAAAATGCTCTTAAGAGTGATGGAGTGCTAATTTTGTCAGGTATCTTAGATAAGTATGAGAACAAGGTTTTAAGCTTTTACAAGGATTGTGATATCTTAGAGAGAATCGCAGAGGGTGAGTGGGTAACGCTTGTCTTAAAAAGAAAATAA
- the ftsH gene encoding ATP-dependent zinc metalloprotease FtsH, with protein MANNNSNNNDNKNNNFFNNNPLIAFAIFSVVIILLFKALVGDGGGLEDAGNSNRKTKQVSYSELKSLVESKSLKEVSIGQTYIKAVGNEGTIYTTRIVKGDTKLVELLDKQGIEYTGFSETNWFTEMFGWLFPFLIIIAIWMFFAGRMQKSMGGGLLGIGNSKKMVNSEKPDTKFDDVAGVEEAKEEVQEIVDFLKYPARYVEIGAKIPKGVLLVGSPGTGKTLLAKAVAGEADVPFFSVSGSSFIEMFVGVGAARVRDLFEQAKKDAPSIIFIDEIDAIGKSRAAGGMMGGNDEREQTLNQLLAEMDGFGTDTPVIILAATNRPEVLDQALLRPGRFDRQVLVDKPDFEGRIKILKVHMKNVKMDEDVEVAEVARLTAGLAGADLANIVNEAALLAGRKSQKTVKQKDLYEAVERALAGLAKKSRRINPKEKKIVAYHESGHALMAETTKGAKKVSKVSIVPRGLAALGYTLNKPEEDKFMMQRHELWAEVDVLLGGRAAEEVFLGEISTGAGNDLERATDIVKSMVQTYGMSDVAGLMVLEKSRQSFLGSGQQATREYSDKMAQNMDEFIKLSLEKRYEEVKARLQEYKDAIEEMVKLLYKKENITGEEVREIIIKFEKDNNIDSKVEVAVDDIEEELKEDAKMSKNNINKNNENSDEQ; from the coding sequence ATGGCAAACAACAATTCAAACAATAACGATAATAAAAATAACAATTTTTTTAATAATAACCCCCTAATAGCGTTTGCTATTTTTTCAGTAGTCATCATTTTGCTCTTTAAAGCTCTTGTTGGTGATGGTGGAGGACTTGAAGATGCAGGAAATTCAAATAGAAAGACAAAACAAGTAAGTTATTCTGAACTTAAATCTTTAGTTGAGTCAAAGTCACTAAAAGAGGTGAGTATTGGACAAACTTATATAAAAGCAGTAGGAAATGAAGGCACTATATATACGACTAGAATCGTAAAAGGCGATACAAAGCTTGTAGAGCTTCTTGATAAGCAAGGCATAGAATATACTGGATTTAGTGAGACAAACTGGTTTACTGAGATGTTTGGTTGGCTATTTCCTTTTCTTATAATCATAGCTATTTGGATGTTTTTTGCGGGAAGAATGCAAAAAAGTATGGGTGGTGGTCTTTTAGGCATTGGTAACTCTAAAAAGATGGTCAATTCCGAAAAACCCGACACAAAGTTTGATGATGTAGCAGGTGTTGAAGAGGCAAAAGAAGAGGTTCAAGAGATAGTTGACTTTTTAAAATATCCAGCTCGTTATGTAGAGATTGGTGCAAAAATCCCTAAAGGTGTGCTCTTGGTAGGCTCACCTGGTACTGGTAAAACACTTTTAGCTAAAGCTGTAGCTGGAGAAGCTGATGTTCCATTTTTCTCAGTCAGTGGCTCTAGTTTTATAGAGATGTTTGTGGGAGTTGGTGCAGCTCGTGTTCGTGACTTGTTTGAGCAGGCAAAAAAGGATGCACCGAGTATCATTTTTATAGATGAGATAGATGCTATAGGAAAGAGCCGTGCAGCTGGCGGGATGATGGGCGGAAATGATGAGAGAGAGCAGACTCTAAATCAACTTTTAGCAGAGATGGATGGTTTTGGAACAGATACACCTGTTATCATCTTAGCAGCTACAAATAGACCAGAAGTACTTGACCAAGCATTGCTTCGTCCAGGTCGTTTTGATAGACAAGTCTTGGTTGATAAGCCAGATTTTGAAGGACGTATAAAAATCCTAAAAGTACATATGAAAAATGTAAAAATGGATGAAGATGTTGAGGTAGCAGAGGTAGCTCGTCTAACTGCTGGTTTGGCTGGTGCAGATCTAGCAAACATTGTAAATGAAGCCGCACTTTTAGCTGGAAGAAAGAGTCAAAAAACTGTTAAGCAAAAAGATCTATACGAAGCAGTTGAGAGAGCCTTAGCTGGACTTGCTAAAAAATCTCGCAGAATCAATCCTAAAGAGAAAAAAATAGTAGCTTATCATGAGAGTGGTCATGCACTTATGGCTGAGACAACAAAAGGAGCTAAAAAAGTTTCTAAAGTTTCTATAGTTCCTCGTGGACTTGCTGCCTTAGGTTATACTCTAAACAAGCCAGAAGAGGACAAGTTTATGATGCAACGCCATGAATTGTGGGCTGAGGTTGATGTTCTTTTAGGTGGTCGAGCTGCCGAAGAGGTCTTTTTAGGCGAAATATCAACTGGTGCTGGCAATGATCTTGAAAGGGCAACTGACATCGTAAAATCTATGGTTCAAACATATGGAATGAGTGATGTAGCGGGACTTATGGTGCTTGAGAAGAGCAGGCAGTCATTTTTGGGTAGCGGACAACAAGCTACTCGTGAATATAGCGATAAGATGGCCCAAAACATGGATGAGTTTATAAAACTATCTCTAGAAAAGAGATATGAAGAAGTTAAAGCTAGACTACAAGAGTATAAAGATGCCATAGAAGAGATGGTAAAACTTCTTTATAAAAAAGAGAATATCACAGGTGAAGAGGTAAGAGAGATTATTATCAAGTTTGAAAAAGATAATAACATAGACTCAAAAGTAGAAGTTGCAGTTGATGATATAGAAGAAGAGTTAAAAGAGGATGCTAAGATGTCTAAAAATAACATAAATAAAAACAATGAGAATAGTGATGAACAATAA
- a CDS encoding phosphatidylserine decarboxylase, which translates to MNNNLLPIAKEGFNHIGFAFLAFVFFSIFDFEFFEFLAFVMVIFLLFVYRNPERMSPNFEAKSVVSPVDGTVLSIEEFDDSEYAYKVEINSNYFDTSLLRSPLSATIKSIDMKHGARLSKDSSLSRDLNERVEIVFEDSFKNVVKVKHMLKQSFDNIKVDLNAKQKTLQGARYGLMINGVTTIYLPQNFRINLSIGQEVNASQSLVGYFS; encoded by the coding sequence ATGAACAATAATCTCCTACCAATAGCAAAAGAGGGCTTCAACCATATAGGTTTTGCTTTTTTAGCATTTGTTTTTTTTAGCATCTTTGATTTTGAATTTTTTGAATTTCTCGCTTTTGTAATGGTTATTTTTTTACTTTTTGTATATAGAAATCCTGAGAGAATGTCTCCAAACTTTGAAGCAAAGAGCGTAGTCTCTCCTGTAGATGGTACTGTTTTATCTATAGAAGAGTTTGATGATAGTGAATATGCTTATAAGGTGGAGATAAACAGTAATTACTTTGATACCTCATTACTTCGCTCACCGCTTAGTGCTACCATCAAGTCTATAGATATGAAGCATGGTGCTAGGCTCTCAAAAGATTCGTCACTATCAAGAGACTTAAATGAGAGAGTTGAGATAGTTTTTGAAGATAGTTTTAAAAACGTTGTAAAAGTAAAACATATGTTAAAGCAGAGTTTTGATAATATCAAAGTAGATTTAAATGCAAAACAAAAGACTCTTCAAGGGGCTAGGTATGGTCTAATGATAAATGGAGTTACAACTATATATTTACCTCAAAACTTTAGAATAAATCTTAGTATCGGACAAGAAGTTAATGCGTCACAATCATTAGTAGGGTATTTTTCATAA
- a CDS encoding tetratricopeptide repeat protein has translation MAENFDDIIIIEEDDAAQVESKIVQEEESDGLKASQKQKIIILAVGALIIILITAITLFFILRPSKVEKSLSFDPIETKLKEKTIQPIETTKLENMIAKANYLYSTGSKDEALFLYEKIAMYSEAISVYNLGVAQLKDGAYNLALQTFKKAIVNDEKRCVSAINAAVCSLHLKDKESFEYYIDLAYAYLPREKNSDQYSYYYALINYYKNNYLEALSALENPTSNEYATTQKHLRAKINALFSNNDKAIEAMEEDFDADDSFSIALLYARIGDLTLALKHLEEAIIRNIEPVKASIAQVYINLKAGRINTAGKQLKNITDMFPEEVYKPYPLRVELKESLFDPLKAQIRYRNKLRNSKEFTYLKIFYFSPYKIFNADQTISNIQKGNANIYIDNISSAKEYLQRSASSSSVNQGIVKAIKDAMDFKLRDANEELQRLAQIQPKHSILQYNLALTYAQMGNIDKAHEHFLRSYHLDAKNYLSGIYATMTAQLTNKENTTLVTILKDSIMLEEPSEELDLYNILLAISDDNILSISDWLDKDYENKPLYLALDTIIALKLNNQDKAKKASHKLTLLLPNEIVPHMIYIGAHFIDLKPKEYASEVLNYLKVQKFNFNDLYYGPYLTRYLYTQQNLITGKLFFLRKQLRRVLETTKGDTHEIVAALALASLYDGAYEESYTLYNHLIDDLKVRDAYTLFLGAVASTAAEHHANAIALLELSKMKDGSFTESRYALGLLYLEVQNNQGAAIQFSRIDDSGFSSEYFNFDIDLDKLLFQKEQKLKL, from the coding sequence ATGGCTGAGAATTTTGATGATATTATTATTATTGAAGAAGATGATGCTGCCCAAGTAGAGTCGAAAATTGTTCAAGAAGAAGAGTCTGATGGACTTAAAGCTTCACAAAAACAAAAGATTATCATTTTAGCAGTTGGTGCTCTTATAATCATTCTTATCACAGCAATTACACTTTTTTTTATACTAAGACCATCTAAAGTTGAGAAGAGTCTCTCTTTTGACCCTATTGAAACTAAGCTTAAAGAAAAAACAATACAACCCATAGAGACTACAAAGCTTGAAAATATGATTGCAAAAGCGAACTATTTATACTCAACTGGTTCAAAAGATGAAGCTCTATTTTTATATGAAAAAATTGCGATGTATAGCGAGGCTATCTCTGTTTATAATCTCGGGGTAGCTCAACTAAAAGATGGAGCTTATAACTTGGCTTTGCAAACTTTCAAAAAGGCTATAGTAAATGATGAAAAGAGATGTGTAAGTGCCATCAATGCGGCAGTTTGCTCTTTACATCTAAAAGATAAAGAGAGCTTTGAATACTATATAGATTTAGCTTATGCTTATCTTCCAAGAGAAAAAAATTCTGACCAATACTCCTACTACTATGCACTTATAAACTACTATAAGAACAATTACTTAGAGGCTCTAAGTGCTCTAGAGAATCCAACTAGTAACGAATACGCTACGACTCAAAAACATCTAAGAGCAAAGATAAACGCTCTTTTTTCTAACAACGACAAAGCTATAGAGGCTATGGAGGAGGATTTTGATGCTGATGACTCTTTTAGTATAGCTCTGCTTTATGCAAGAATCGGAGATTTAACTCTAGCACTAAAGCACTTAGAAGAAGCCATCATAAGAAATATAGAACCAGTAAAAGCATCTATTGCACAGGTCTATATAAACTTAAAAGCTGGTCGCATAAACACAGCGGGCAAGCAGTTAAAAAACATCACAGATATGTTCCCAGAGGAAGTTTATAAGCCTTATCCTCTCAGAGTTGAGCTTAAAGAGTCTCTTTTTGATCCACTTAAAGCTCAGATTAGGTATAGAAATAAACTCAGAAACTCTAAAGAGTTTACCTATCTTAAAATATTTTACTTCTCTCCATACAAGATTTTTAATGCTGATCAGACTATTAGCAACATCCAAAAAGGAAATGCAAATATATATATAGACAATATCTCAAGTGCAAAGGAGTATCTACAAAGGAGTGCCTCCTCATCGAGTGTAAATCAAGGAATAGTAAAAGCTATAAAAGATGCGATGGACTTCAAACTAAGAGACGCAAATGAAGAGCTTCAAAGATTAGCACAAATCCAGCCAAAACACTCCATCTTACAATACAACTTAGCTCTAACTTATGCACAAATGGGAAACATTGACAAAGCACATGAGCACTTTTTACGCTCCTACCATCTAGATGCAAAAAACTATCTCTCTGGCATCTATGCTACAATGACAGCTCAACTGACAAACAAAGAAAACACAACGTTAGTTACTATACTAAAAGACTCCATTATGTTAGAAGAACCTAGCGAAGAGTTAGACCTATATAACATACTTTTAGCCATCAGTGATGATAATATTCTCTCTATCTCGGATTGGCTAGATAAAGATTATGAAAACAAGCCTCTCTATCTCGCACTTGATACCATAATAGCACTAAAGTTAAACAACCAAGATAAAGCAAAAAAAGCATCACACAAACTAACTCTACTGTTACCAAATGAGATAGTCCCACATATGATATACATTGGTGCACATTTCATAGACCTAAAACCAAAAGAGTATGCAAGTGAAGTTTTAAACTATCTAAAGGTACAAAAATTTAATTTTAATGATCTATACTATGGTCCATACCTAACAAGATATCTCTACACTCAGCAAAATCTTATAACAGGTAAACTATTTTTTCTTAGAAAACAGCTAAGACGTGTCTTAGAGACAACTAAAGGCGACACACATGAGATAGTAGCAGCCCTAGCTCTTGCATCTCTTTATGATGGTGCTTATGAGGAGTCTTATACTCTATATAATCATCTCATAGATGACTTAAAGGTAAGAGATGCTTATACTCTGTTTTTAGGAGCAGTTGCATCTACCGCTGCAGAGCACCATGCAAATGCCATAGCCCTTCTAGAACTATCTAAGATGAAAGATGGAAGTTTTACAGAGAGTCGATACGCCCTTGGACTATTATATCTTGAAGTGCAGAACAATCAAGGTGCAGCTATACAGTTTTCAAGGATAGACGACAGTGGATTTTCTTCTGAGTATTTTAACTTTGATATTGACCTAGATAAGCTTCTTTTTCAAAAAGAACAAAAATTAAAATTATGA
- a CDS encoding vWA domain-containing protein gives MSKIDNKISQAKSKLLVEYPFFGTLASKLELLQSDDIQAFKSNGKTLEYSDDFFKEISLAEMEFVLANAAMHASLAHESRKNSRSGWLWQLATDYAINDMLVENGLYRPDLAHYSKRFSGLYAEEIYAQLKEEFLRDELEYEAEDADDIQRQEEQKVKEIENQIVEEELFDEFAKAILEKEEKNSQLPTSLERFFTLKSSSKIDWRDELRVALDRFSRDDYTQMPPNKKLLHLGLYLPSATSEKFKLVVAIDSSGSVDEELLGEFLSELGFLMNTIASYEIDLLVCDDKIRSHTTFYGGDILEAKVFGGGGTDFRPVFEFVKENLQDSKLLLYFSDLDGAFPDEEPSYSVKWITPKESKVPFGELLVL, from the coding sequence ATGTCTAAAATTGACAATAAAATTTCTCAGGCGAAGTCTAAACTCTTAGTGGAGTATCCTTTTTTTGGAACTCTTGCCTCAAAGCTTGAACTCTTACAAAGTGATGATATACAAGCTTTTAAAAGTAATGGTAAAACTCTTGAGTACAGTGATGACTTTTTTAAAGAGATTAGTTTAGCTGAGATGGAGTTTGTTTTAGCAAATGCTGCCATGCACGCATCACTTGCACATGAGTCTCGCAAAAACTCTAGAAGTGGCTGGCTATGGCAGTTGGCAACTGACTATGCTATAAATGACATGTTGGTTGAAAATGGACTCTATCGTCCAGATTTGGCACACTATTCTAAAAGATTTAGTGGACTTTATGCTGAGGAGATTTATGCCCAGCTTAAAGAGGAGTTTTTGCGCGATGAGCTAGAGTATGAGGCTGAGGATGCAGATGATATTCAGAGGCAAGAAGAACAAAAAGTTAAAGAGATTGAGAACCAAATAGTAGAAGAAGAGTTGTTTGATGAGTTTGCAAAGGCTATCTTAGAAAAGGAAGAAAAAAATTCGCAACTTCCAACAAGTTTAGAGCGTTTTTTTACCCTAAAGTCTAGCTCAAAAATAGATTGGCGAGATGAACTTAGGGTTGCACTTGATAGATTTAGCAGGGATGATTATACTCAGATGCCACCAAACAAAAAACTCCTGCATCTTGGACTCTACTTACCATCAGCTACGAGTGAGAAGTTTAAACTTGTTGTTGCCATAGATAGTTCAGGCTCAGTTGATGAAGAGCTTTTGGGTGAGTTTTTAAGCGAGTTGGGTTTTTTAATGAATACTATAGCATCTTATGAGATAGACCTCTTGGTTTGTGATGATAAAATTCGTTCCCATACTACTTTTTATGGTGGAGATATCTTAGAAGCAAAAGTTTTTGGTGGCGGTGGAACTGATTTTAGACCTGTTTTTGAGTTTGTAAAAGAAAATCTTCAAGATTCAAAACTGCTTTTGTACTTTAGTGACCTTGATGGAGCCTTTCCTGATGAAGAGCCTAGTTATAGTGTAAAATGGATAACTCCAAAAGAGAGCAAAGTCCCTTTTGGAGAGTTGCTAGTTTTATAG
- a CDS encoding GGDEF domain-containing response regulator — translation MKRILIVEDNKTLAKLLAKKIKFSLKYEVDIAYKFSEAKLFIKKYNYFIALLDINLPDAPNGEIVDYVLNKGLRTMILSANIDKEFRKKMLAKNIIDYVNKGGVNDINYIIHTLARLEKNQNHKVLVVDDSMVFRNQMKTMLENLFYEVITVAHGEEALGMLNSHLNISMVITDYNMPVMNGLELTNEIRKNYTKTELCIIAISSINDEEINALFLKQGANDYIKKPFSKEEFSCRINNSIEALENIQYITNHANRDFLTGLYNRRYFFQNMNEYIEDIKLSGEKFAIAMLDIDFFKKINDTYGHDIGDKVIVAISEVLRSNTSYRDIVARFGGEEFCIALKNINQYSVPEILERLREEIEEFVFVLDDESEVKFTISIGATYHDDSDTLEETINQADMNLYNAKQNGRNQVNFG, via the coding sequence ATGAAAAGAATATTAATCGTTGAAGACAACAAAACATTAGCAAAGTTATTAGCAAAAAAAATAAAATTCTCTCTAAAATATGAAGTAGATATAGCTTATAAGTTCTCAGAAGCAAAGCTTTTTATAAAAAAATACAACTACTTCATAGCACTTCTTGACATTAATCTTCCAGATGCACCAAATGGTGAAATCGTTGATTATGTACTAAATAAAGGCTTACGCACTATGATACTTAGTGCAAATATAGATAAAGAATTTAGAAAAAAAATGCTTGCAAAAAATATCATCGACTATGTAAATAAAGGTGGAGTTAACGACATAAATTACATCATCCACACACTTGCAAGACTTGAGAAAAACCAAAACCACAAAGTCTTAGTTGTTGATGACTCTATGGTTTTTAGAAACCAGATGAAGACAATGCTTGAAAATCTATTTTACGAGGTTATAACTGTCGCTCATGGCGAAGAAGCACTTGGAATGTTAAACTCACATCTAAACATCTCTATGGTTATCACGGATTATAATATGCCAGTTATGAACGGACTTGAACTAACAAATGAAATAAGAAAAAACTATACCAAAACTGAACTTTGCATCATAGCCATCTCTTCAATCAACGATGAAGAGATAAATGCTCTGTTTTTAAAACAAGGTGCAAATGACTACATTAAAAAACCATTCTCAAAAGAAGAATTTTCTTGTCGCATCAACAACTCCATAGAAGCACTAGAAAACATCCAATACATAACAAATCATGCAAACAGAGACTTTTTAACAGGTCTTTATAATCGTAGATACTTTTTTCAAAATATGAATGAGTATATAGAAGATATAAAGTTAAGTGGCGAGAAGTTTGCTATAGCCATGTTAGATATTGACTTCTTTAAAAAGATAAACGATACTTATGGACACGATATTGGCGACAAAGTTATAGTTGCAATCTCAGAGGTTTTAAGATCAAACACAAGCTACAGAGATATAGTAGCTAGATTTGGCGGTGAAGAGTTTTGTATAGCTCTAAAAAATATAAACCAGTATAGTGTACCTGAGATTTTAGAAAGACTTAGAGAGGAGATTGAAGAGTTTGTCTTTGTGCTTGATGATGAGAGTGAAGTTAAGTTTACTATCTCCATAGGAGCAACCTATCATGATGACTCTGACACGCTAGAAGAGACAATAAACCAAGCAGATATGAACCTATATAACGCAAAACAAAACGGAAGAAATCAAGTAAACTTTGGTTAA
- a CDS encoding ATP-dependent DNA helicase gives MNQAKQITTKLLQKQNVFLTGGAGVGKTTITREVISLFEEDAKKVAKLASTGMAATLIEGQTLHSFFDLGIASSIAELKLNAKLEPKSKIKKLISSMDLVVIDEISMVSDSLLEMIELRLSQANFRGSLLVVGDFLQLPPVVRGSNEVRFAFESPLWDEFEFLRVELTHIYRTDDKDFIELLSFVREGFINESVHNSLNEFIKPLPRDLSEFTFLFGKNNSASTHNKKELQNIDSELFIKEAQIIKHSKNISDAQVARFMDDSRIESELGLKVGAPVLFTRNSWNYFNGERGIVVGIDATFVYVQKRDSKVIKLEAVAHTKYRWDERVKSGKKEMQEVEELSIYQFPIKLAFAITIHKSQGMSIEDLIIETNEIFAPSQFYVALSRSSNPKRLNLIAPSYQWHKIVFVNHKALEFVKEGVK, from the coding sequence ATGAATCAAGCCAAGCAAATAACAACAAAACTACTGCAAAAACAAAATGTCTTTTTAACTGGTGGTGCTGGTGTTGGTAAAACTACAATAACAAGAGAAGTGATAAGTCTCTTTGAAGAGGATGCTAAAAAGGTAGCGAAACTCGCATCTACTGGAATGGCAGCTACTTTAATAGAGGGGCAGACACTTCATAGTTTCTTTGATTTAGGCATCGCATCTAGCATAGCAGAGCTAAAATTAAACGCCAAACTAGAACCAAAAAGCAAAATTAAAAAACTCATATCTAGTATGGATCTAGTCGTAATAGATGAGATTTCAATGGTGAGTGATTCACTTTTAGAGATGATAGAACTAAGGTTAAGTCAAGCAAACTTTAGAGGAAGCCTCTTAGTTGTTGGAGATTTTTTGCAACTTCCACCAGTTGTGCGCGGCTCTAATGAGGTGAGATTTGCATTTGAGTCACCACTTTGGGATGAGTTTGAGTTTCTCAGAGTTGAACTTACTCATATCTATAGAACCGATGACAAGGATTTTATAGAGTTGCTAAGCTTTGTTAGAGAGGGTTTTATAAATGAGAGTGTTCATAACTCTCTAAATGAGTTTATAAAACCGCTCCCAAGAGACTTAAGCGAGTTTACCTTTTTGTTTGGTAAAAATAACTCAGCATCTACGCACAACAAAAAAGAGTTGCAAAACATAGACTCAGAACTCTTTATAAAAGAGGCTCAAATTATAAAACACTCTAAAAATATAAGTGATGCACAAGTCGCGAGATTTATGGATGATTCTCGCATCGAGAGTGAGCTAGGGTTAAAAGTGGGTGCACCAGTGCTTTTTACTAGAAACTCATGGAACTATTTTAATGGCGAAAGAGGCATTGTAGTTGGTATAGATGCAACATTTGTTTATGTGCAAAAAAGAGATTCTAAAGTTATAAAGCTTGAGGCGGTTGCACATACAAAGTACAGATGGGATGAGAGAGTAAAAAGCGGTAAAAAAGAGATGCAAGAAGTTGAAGAGCTTAGCATCTATCAGTTTCCTATAAAGCTGGCATTTGCTATAACTATACACAAGTCTCAAGGAATGTCTATAGAAGACCTTATCATTGAGACAAATGAGATTTTTGCCCCATCACAGTTTTATGTAGCACTCTCAAGAAGTTCAAATCCAAAAAGATTAAATCTTATAGCTCCATCATATCAATGGCACAAAATAGTCTTTGTAAATCATAAGGCTTTGGAGTTTGTCAAAGAGGGTGTGAAGTAG
- a CDS encoding peroxiredoxin, with amino-acid sequence MLVTNPAPDFTATTVLADGTIDENFKLSENFGEKGTVLFFYPLDFTFVCPSEIIAFSHRIEEFKKRGVNVIGVSVDSQFSHFAWRETPVNEGGIGRIKYPLVADLTKQISRDYDVLFGESVALRGSFLIDGKGIVRHAVINDLPLGRNIDEMIRMVDAMQFTDEHGEVCAAGWQKGDEGMKATTEGVAEYLGKNEDKL; translated from the coding sequence ATGTTAGTAACAAACCCAGCTCCAGACTTCACAGCTACAACAGTTTTAGCAGATGGCACTATAGATGAAAACTTCAAACTTTCAGAAAACTTTGGCGAAAAGGGTACTGTGCTTTTCTTCTATCCACTAGACTTTACTTTTGTATGTCCATCAGAGATTATCGCCTTTTCTCATAGAATAGAAGAGTTTAAAAAACGTGGTGTAAATGTTATCGGTGTATCAGTTGATAGCCAATTTTCTCACTTTGCATGGAGAGAGACTCCAGTAAATGAAGGTGGTATCGGTCGTATAAAATACCCTCTAGTGGCTGACCTTACAAAGCAAATCTCAAGAGATTATGATGTACTTTTTGGCGAGTCAGTAGCACTTCGTGGCTCATTTTTGATAGATGGTAAAGGTATAGTTCGCCACGCAGTTATCAACGACTTACCACTAGGTCGTAACATAGATGAGATGATCAGAATGGTAGATGCAATGCAGTTTACTGATGAGCATGGCGAAGTTTGTGCAGCTGGTTGGCAAAAAGGCGACGAAGGTATGAAAGCTACAACTGAAGGTGTTGCTGAGTATCTTGGTAAAAACGAAGATAAATTATAA